Proteins found in one Choloepus didactylus isolate mChoDid1 chromosome 25, mChoDid1.pri, whole genome shotgun sequence genomic segment:
- the LOC119520221 gene encoding olfactory receptor 7A10-like: protein MYLVTVCGNLLIILATITDSHLHTPMYFFLSNLSFADICVSSTTVPKMLLNILTQRTVISYAGCLTQMSFFLLFAVFENFLLTVMAYDCFVAICHPLHYKVIMNPQLCVLLVLGSWIMMVSLFYCTSLGVYFSSAASHKTHSGAPASVMYSVVTPMLNPFIYSLRNKDIKRALRKFFVQES, encoded by the exons ATGTACCTGGTCACCGTCTGTGGGAACTTGCTCATCATCCTGGCCACCATCactgactcccacctccacactcccatgtacttcttcctctccaacctgTCCTTTGCTGACATCTGTGTATCCTCTACAACCGTCCCAAAGATGCTGTTGAATATCCTGACACAGAGAACTGTCATTTCCTATGCAGGCTGCCTCACTCAGATGTCCTTTTTCCTGCTCTTTGCAGTGTTTGAGAATTTCCTCCTGACCgtgatggcctatgactgctTCGTGGCCATCTGTCACCCCCTGCACTACAAGGTCATCATGAACCCCCAGCTCTGTGTCCTTCTGGTTCTGGGGTCCTGGATCATGA TGGTCTCCTTATTTTATTGTACAAGCCTAGGAGTGTATTTTAGTTCTGCTGCTTCACACAAAACACATTCAGGTGCTCCAGCCTCAGTGATGTACTCTGTGGTCACACCCATGCTGAACCCATTTATCTACAGTCTGAGGAATAAAGATATAAAACGGGCTCTGAGAAAATTCTTTGTACAGGAGTCTTAA